One region of Hydrogenobaculum sp. Y04AAS1 genomic DNA includes:
- a CDS encoding UDP-glucose/GDP-mannose dehydrogenase family protein encodes MKLSIVGTGYVGLVTGTCFAEMGNEVYCVDIDKEKIEKLKQGIIPIYEPGLEELVKRNTSQGRLFFTTDIKYAVENTDIIFIAVGTPMGEDGSADLKHVLSVARDIGKYMNRHKYVINKSTVPVGTAIKVREVIQEELDKRGVNISFDVISNPEFLKEGAAVEDFMKPDRVIVGADSKEAMELMKELYAPFTRNHERFIAMDVKSAEMTKYAANAMLATKISFMNEIANICERVGADVNKVRVGIGSDPRIGYHFIYPGCGYGGSCFPKDVNALIKIAQNVDYEPKILKAVEDVNAKQKKVLVEKAVKRFGEDLKDKTFAVWGLSFKPETDDMREASSLVIIDELTKRGAKVKAYDPVAMEQAKNFYLKDNPNVSYFKSKYDALNNADALFLITEWKEFRSPDFEEMKKRLKNPIIFDGRNQYNKEKLESLGFEYYQIGV; translated from the coding sequence GTTTATTGTGTTGATATAGACAAAGAGAAAATAGAAAAGTTAAAACAAGGCATCATACCCATTTATGAACCAGGCTTAGAAGAACTTGTAAAAAGAAACACATCTCAAGGAAGGCTATTTTTTACCACAGACATAAAATACGCTGTTGAAAATACAGATATTATCTTTATAGCTGTGGGTACACCTATGGGAGAAGATGGTAGTGCAGATTTAAAACATGTGTTAAGTGTGGCAAGAGACATAGGAAAATACATGAATAGACATAAGTATGTTATAAACAAGTCCACGGTACCCGTTGGCACAGCTATAAAAGTTAGAGAAGTTATCCAAGAAGAGTTAGACAAGCGTGGTGTAAATATAAGCTTTGACGTTATATCAAACCCAGAGTTTTTAAAAGAAGGTGCAGCTGTGGAAGATTTTATGAAACCAGATAGAGTAATAGTGGGGGCCGATTCAAAAGAGGCGATGGAGCTAATGAAAGAACTTTATGCTCCTTTTACCAGAAACCATGAAAGATTTATAGCTATGGATGTAAAATCTGCAGAAATGACAAAATACGCTGCCAATGCTATGCTTGCCACCAAGATAAGCTTTATGAACGAAATAGCAAACATATGCGAAAGAGTGGGAGCAGATGTAAATAAAGTTAGGGTAGGTATAGGTTCTGATCCAAGAATAGGATATCATTTTATATATCCAGGGTGTGGGTATGGGGGAAGCTGTTTCCCTAAGGATGTAAACGCCCTTATAAAAATAGCCCAAAATGTGGATTATGAGCCAAAGATTTTAAAAGCTGTGGAAGATGTAAACGCAAAACAAAAAAAAGTACTAGTAGAAAAAGCAGTAAAACGTTTTGGAGAAGATTTAAAAGATAAAACCTTTGCGGTATGGGGACTTAGTTTTAAACCAGAAACCGACGATATGAGGGAAGCAAGTTCTTTGGTTATAATAGATGAGCTGACAAAAAGAGGTGCCAAGGTCAAAGCTTACGACCCGGTAGCGATGGAGCAAGCAAAAAACTTTTATCTAAAAGACAACCCAAATGTATCTTATTTTAAGAGTAAGTACGATGCTCTTAACAACGCCGATGCTCTATTTCTTATAACAGAATGGAAAGAGTTTAGAAGTCCAGATTTTGAAGAGATGAAAAAAAGGCTTAAAAATCCAATAATATTTGATGGTAGAAACCAGTATAACAAAGAAAAGCTTGAAAGTTTAGGCTTTGAGTATTATCAAATAGGCGTTTAA